In one Vibrio rarus genomic region, the following are encoded:
- a CDS encoding BatD family protein: MNKFKPVITTFALATTLLCSFSTWALNLRASVTKTTVSKDEVIQLKITADEKLDSDSINLDVLSDDFYVSRPSFGSSVNIINGKRSDSSIWTVAIAPQKIGTLTIPSFKVNNAATAPITLNVSMNAQAPSSDDILEVRTKLDKKELYPNESTVFNARIIVKVDPRRLQNVNLTKPSAPGMQLQPLADPKQSQAVLNGVEVLVIDQSFRVTANNSGDFTIQAPTLTGLVNYGNGRGNSHIVTLSGQSKQVPIKVLPIPEDYHGPWLPTSNLQLSQHWQLDNQQSVTNQSVTIDAGDSITRTITLTAADLTSEQLPNLSISSPNAFRVYSDKPSFTPNDDGSVTMTTKQVLIAKKSGEYALPSVKVQWWNSQTKQPKISEVSGLNVTVNPGDTTEKAQLPQPPITETKDPLPPQHKDNGYWPILTAVFAILWIISTILWIRATQRNATQNTQTKPPKNKAATTNLKEQLICAIKNRDVIKAQTIFDAWIKNAAISDVDSNKIRKQIKDMSQALVGKSSTPWEHTELISSIKNVKNQNHKQHDDLARL, from the coding sequence ATGAATAAATTTAAGCCCGTTATTACCACATTTGCATTAGCTACAACGCTATTGTGTAGTTTCTCAACGTGGGCACTCAATCTACGTGCCAGTGTCACTAAAACAACAGTAAGCAAAGATGAAGTTATTCAACTCAAAATTACCGCAGATGAAAAACTTGACAGTGATAGCATCAACTTAGATGTTTTATCAGACGACTTTTATGTGAGTCGTCCAAGCTTCGGGTCATCGGTCAATATCATTAATGGTAAACGCAGTGATAGTAGCATTTGGACCGTGGCTATAGCGCCACAAAAAATAGGCACATTGACGATTCCTAGCTTTAAGGTCAACAACGCTGCCACTGCACCTATTACTCTGAATGTATCCATGAATGCCCAAGCGCCAAGCAGCGACGACATTCTAGAGGTACGAACTAAGCTCGATAAAAAAGAACTGTATCCAAACGAAAGTACCGTATTCAATGCACGAATTATAGTAAAAGTGGATCCTCGTCGTTTACAAAATGTCAATTTGACCAAGCCAAGCGCACCGGGAATGCAACTGCAACCTTTAGCCGATCCTAAACAGTCTCAAGCAGTACTTAATGGTGTGGAAGTTCTTGTTATCGACCAATCATTTAGAGTAACAGCAAATAATAGTGGTGATTTCACTATTCAAGCTCCCACTCTTACAGGCCTCGTCAACTATGGTAATGGACGTGGCAACTCTCACATTGTGACGTTGTCTGGTCAATCAAAACAAGTACCAATAAAAGTTCTACCCATACCAGAGGACTATCATGGCCCATGGTTACCCACATCAAACTTACAGCTATCCCAACATTGGCAGTTGGATAACCAACAAAGTGTAACTAATCAATCGGTAACCATAGATGCCGGTGACTCTATTACCCGAACCATCACCTTGACGGCAGCAGATTTAACCTCTGAACAATTACCCAATCTCAGCATAAGTAGCCCCAATGCATTTCGAGTTTATAGCGATAAGCCAAGTTTTACCCCTAATGATGATGGCTCTGTAACAATGACCACAAAGCAAGTATTGATTGCCAAGAAAAGTGGCGAATATGCTTTACCCAGTGTCAAAGTTCAATGGTGGAACTCACAAACCAAGCAACCGAAAATCAGCGAAGTAAGTGGCTTAAACGTAACAGTAAATCCAGGCGATACTACGGAAAAAGCGCAGTTACCTCAGCCCCCAATAACAGAAACCAAAGATCCACTGCCCCCACAACATAAAGACAACGGTTATTGGCCCATTCTCACCGCCGTATTCGCCATCTTATGGATCATATCCACTATCCTCTGGATTCGGGCCACCCAACGTAATGCAACACAAAACACACAAACCAAGCCACCCAAAAATAAGGCAGCAACAACAAACCTTAAAGAGCAATTAATCTGTGCAATCAAAAATAGAGATGTAATTAAAGCGCAAACGATTTTTGATGCTTGGATTAAAAATGCCGCTATATCTGATGTAGACTCCAATAAAATTCGTAAACAAATCAAAGATATGAGCCAAGCATTAGTAGGCAAAAGCTCAACTCCTTGGGAGCATACCGAGTTAATCAGCAGCATAAAAAACGTAAAAAATCAAAACCACAAACAACATGACGACTTAGCTCGCCTATAA
- a CDS encoding transposase yields the protein MATPRRAQISVEDTPYYHCCSRVVRRAFLCGDDPYSGKSYDHRRDWVASLLVKLNSVFAIDVAAFAVMSNHLHVVLRIDIDTANNWSDREVIEQWHQLFKGDELTRKFVRGDVIDANEVASLKHTIAIYRSRLCDISWFMRCLNEPIARQANQEDNCTGRFWEGRFKSQALLDDAALITCMAYVDLNPIRAKVATSLEQSNHTSIQQRIQSALKREQPASLLPLIGHERENQPKGIAFSLSDYLALVDETGRIIRRDKRGAISEHSEQLLTKLNIDHENWLRLITEFGHLFHGPVGSLAELTCYCEHLQKRRRHFSKCCRHLQVS from the coding sequence ATGGCCACACCTCGCAGAGCTCAAATTAGTGTTGAAGATACGCCTTACTACCATTGTTGTAGTCGCGTGGTAAGGCGCGCTTTTCTTTGTGGTGATGACCCCTATTCAGGCAAAAGTTATGACCATAGGCGCGATTGGGTTGCCTCTCTTCTTGTGAAGCTCAACTCCGTATTTGCTATTGATGTCGCAGCATTTGCTGTTATGTCCAATCACTTGCATGTTGTCTTACGCATTGATATCGATACGGCCAATAATTGGAGTGATAGAGAGGTTATTGAGCAGTGGCATCAACTGTTCAAAGGGGATGAATTGACGCGAAAATTTGTACGTGGTGACGTCATTGATGCCAATGAAGTCGCATCTCTAAAGCATACCATTGCGATTTATCGCAGTCGCTTATGCGACATCAGTTGGTTTATGCGTTGTCTTAATGAGCCTATTGCACGTCAAGCAAATCAAGAAGATAACTGCACAGGTCGGTTTTGGGAAGGACGGTTCAAATCTCAAGCATTGCTGGATGATGCGGCACTTATTACGTGTATGGCGTATGTGGACTTAAACCCTATTCGAGCAAAGGTCGCCACATCTTTAGAGCAGTCCAATCACACAAGTATTCAGCAACGTATTCAGTCAGCCTTAAAGAGAGAGCAACCGGCATCTTTGTTACCTTTAATAGGACATGAGCGTGAAAATCAGCCCAAAGGCATAGCGTTTTCGCTAAGTGACTATTTAGCATTAGTGGATGAAACAGGGCGGATTATTCGTCGTGACAAACGAGGCGCTATCAGTGAGCACAGCGAGCAACTGCTGACGAAGCTAAATATTGACCATGAGAATTGGCTGAGGCTGATTACTGAGTTTGGCCATTTATTCCACGGCCCTGTGGGAAGCCTTGCAGAGTTAACCTGTTACTGTGAGCACTTACAAAAACGGCGACGGCATTTTTCTAAATGTTGTCGGCACTTGCAAGTAAGTTAG
- a CDS encoding BCCT family transporter, whose translation MKNLNFGLAIPAVALVIVLLFVSSLFPVQSQAMAGGAMTFVTHWFGWLVQIASLALVCFLFWLAFSRYGDIKLGEEKPEYSNFTYGGMIFTAGVGASLIYWGIGEPMYYLQSPPLFADANSFQAAAWAVTYSIFHWGITGWSIYCFPAIPFAYAFYVKKQRTLKLSTLCESVVGTNPIVAKTIDLLAIFGTLAAFASSLSLTVTLLSTGVSELFGIDNGLWLQGGIILLFVAVLMCVMLVGFNKGISKVSDYTVVMAIAFALFVLFSSNAQFILNNFTDSIGVMLDSYFRMSLWTDPVQQSGFPQSWTQYYWFWYYAYLIMMGLFITRISRGRTIRQVILCTISMGSLGCTFFIAIFGGYAVWAQMLGGYPVQQWMSDGGLTFAVVSLIKTLHAKSLILGVFLIIQFFLMLTTMSSASVATAMLTTNRLELNGDPDNKVKLLWAGAIAMISFSVFLAGGGINTIKSLCVVAGLPMMFIYAILVKHLLIELGVVKGKQSDHNAVPLEKTVTD comes from the coding sequence TTGAAAAATCTTAATTTTGGCCTAGCGATCCCAGCTGTGGCCTTGGTGATTGTGCTGCTATTTGTTTCATCTTTATTTCCTGTTCAGTCCCAAGCGATGGCTGGTGGAGCGATGACATTTGTGACTCACTGGTTTGGTTGGTTAGTGCAAATAGCCAGTTTAGCTTTGGTGTGTTTTTTATTTTGGCTAGCCTTTTCCCGTTATGGTGATATTAAGCTGGGTGAAGAAAAACCTGAATACAGTAACTTCACCTACGGTGGCATGATTTTCACCGCAGGCGTTGGTGCTTCGCTTATATACTGGGGTATTGGCGAACCTATGTATTATTTGCAGTCACCGCCTCTGTTTGCGGATGCAAATAGTTTTCAAGCGGCTGCATGGGCGGTCACCTATTCTATTTTCCATTGGGGAATTACTGGTTGGTCTATCTATTGCTTTCCTGCTATTCCATTTGCCTATGCATTTTACGTTAAAAAACAGCGTACTTTAAAGTTATCAACACTGTGCGAATCGGTTGTTGGTACTAACCCTATTGTGGCAAAAACCATAGATTTATTAGCAATTTTTGGTACTTTAGCCGCATTTGCCAGTTCCCTCTCTTTAACCGTAACCTTACTTAGTACGGGAGTCTCTGAGCTGTTTGGTATTGATAATGGTTTATGGCTTCAAGGTGGCATTATTTTGCTGTTTGTAGCCGTGCTTATGTGTGTGATGCTAGTGGGCTTTAATAAAGGGATTAGTAAGGTCTCAGATTACACCGTAGTGATGGCGATTGCTTTTGCCTTATTTGTGTTGTTCTCGTCTAATGCGCAGTTTATTTTGAATAACTTTACTGACTCTATTGGTGTGATGTTGGACAGTTATTTCAGAATGTCTTTATGGACGGATCCTGTACAACAAAGTGGCTTCCCGCAAAGTTGGACCCAATACTATTGGTTCTGGTATTACGCTTACCTCATCATGATGGGCTTATTTATCACCCGCATATCCCGAGGTCGCACCATTCGCCAAGTGATTTTATGCACGATCTCTATGGGGTCACTAGGCTGTACTTTCTTTATCGCGATATTTGGTGGTTACGCTGTTTGGGCGCAAATGTTGGGTGGTTATCCAGTACAACAATGGATGAGCGATGGCGGACTTACATTTGCCGTGGTGTCTTTAATAAAAACGTTGCATGCTAAATCACTTATTCTTGGCGTATTTTTGATTATCCAGTTTTTCTTGATGTTAACGACTATGTCCAGTGCCAGTGTGGCAACGGCTATGTTAACGACCAATCGACTCGAGTTGAACGGTGATCCTGACAACAAGGTAAAACTGTTGTGGGCAGGTGCGATTGCCATGATTAGCTTTAGTGTGTTTTTAGCGGGTGGCGGAATTAATACCATTAAGTCTTTATGTGTGGTGGCAGGGCTACCTATGATGTTCATCTATGCCATTTTAGTGAAGCACCTTCTTATTGAGTTAGGAGTAGTTAAAGGTAAGCAATCGGACCATAATGCTGTGCCGTTAGAGAAGACAGTTACAGATTAA
- a CDS encoding VWA domain-containing protein, producing MSNFEFLCPQAFLLLIPMLIIMAWLSRTATGARIIAPHLAQAMSRGAQKKSTAPVWFCSLCVVAIFALSGPSFEKQTIPASQSSHARVLVLDMSRSVYAKDIKPSRLDQIKYKAQDILPLFTQGQTGLVAYAGDAYTLSPLTTDAATLSNLVHNLSPDIMPIQGAQADLGVQQAITIMKQAGLNKGEILLFADDLDKQELSKIQTLLDGGQWTLSVLAFGTSEGAPIPLSDGSLLTTVNGNTVIAKTQFNHLRQAANAGQGEFVKYRHDNQDITALVSNSTFDAVTHDDKKQKIEQQINNGFWLLPLVLLFALPLFRKGVVFSVVIIGSSLLLPAHRAQASVIEHAFDNANQRAFQAFQAKDYAHAARTFDDAKWRAAAQYKSGDYTGAIASLKDHQDIDSLYNKGNAYAQNGDLQHAIDSYQKVLKLDPNNDDAKYNLNVVQQQQQQQQQQQQQQQQQQQQQQQQQDGANHSQQDQQKSNKKSQENQKSKAQNSDSKSSKPQSTQQNKQSQQSQQSQQSQQSQQSQQSQQSQQSQQSQQSQQSQQSQQSQQSQQSQQSQQSQQSQQSQQSQQSQQSQQSQQSQQSQQSQQSQQSQAKENKASAQATSKPKDAQQKAQAQQEKVKPAAQDNASPQSNNGAKKTAPSNTTTSQQQNIDPDIRKLQQVESVRDPSYLLKAQMLLQANSKNTPVSTGKEW from the coding sequence ATGTCTAATTTTGAGTTTCTCTGCCCTCAAGCCTTCCTATTATTGATACCTATGCTGATTATAATGGCTTGGTTAAGTCGAACGGCGACAGGGGCACGTATCATTGCGCCTCACCTAGCTCAAGCTATGTCTAGGGGAGCGCAAAAGAAATCAACTGCGCCAGTATGGTTTTGCTCGCTGTGTGTAGTGGCTATTTTTGCTCTGTCTGGCCCGAGTTTTGAGAAGCAAACGATCCCTGCGTCTCAATCCTCTCATGCTCGAGTATTGGTATTAGATATGTCACGCTCTGTCTATGCCAAGGATATTAAGCCCAGCCGCCTTGACCAAATAAAATACAAAGCGCAGGACATTCTACCACTGTTTACTCAAGGACAAACCGGGCTTGTTGCTTATGCAGGAGATGCTTATACCCTAAGCCCTCTCACCACCGATGCAGCAACGTTATCTAATTTAGTGCATAATCTCTCCCCGGACATTATGCCAATTCAAGGGGCCCAAGCGGATCTTGGAGTACAGCAAGCCATCACCATTATGAAACAGGCTGGCCTCAATAAAGGTGAAATATTACTCTTTGCTGACGATTTAGATAAACAAGAACTTAGCAAAATTCAAACGCTATTAGATGGCGGACAATGGACACTATCTGTATTGGCTTTTGGCACATCGGAAGGGGCGCCTATCCCATTATCTGATGGCTCTTTACTAACCACAGTCAATGGCAACACTGTCATCGCTAAGACGCAGTTTAATCATCTCCGTCAAGCGGCAAATGCAGGACAAGGGGAGTTCGTGAAATATAGACACGACAACCAAGATATTACAGCCCTTGTATCTAACTCCACCTTCGATGCGGTGACACATGATGATAAAAAGCAAAAGATAGAACAGCAGATTAACAATGGATTCTGGTTATTACCCTTGGTGCTACTATTCGCTTTACCTTTATTTCGTAAAGGCGTGGTGTTCTCGGTAGTGATAATCGGTAGCAGTTTGCTCTTGCCTGCCCATCGCGCACAAGCTTCTGTTATTGAGCATGCGTTTGATAATGCTAACCAACGTGCTTTTCAAGCATTTCAAGCCAAAGATTATGCTCATGCGGCGCGCACCTTCGACGATGCAAAGTGGCGTGCTGCAGCACAATACAAAAGTGGCGACTACACAGGAGCTATTGCTTCCTTAAAAGACCATCAAGATATTGATTCTTTATATAATAAAGGCAATGCCTATGCACAAAATGGAGACTTGCAACACGCGATTGATAGCTACCAAAAGGTACTTAAGTTAGATCCTAATAATGACGATGCGAAGTACAATCTCAACGTTGTCCAGCAACAGCAACAACAACAACAACAACAACAACAACAACAACAACAACAACAACAACAACAACAACAACAGCAAGATGGTGCAAATCACTCACAACAAGATCAACAGAAATCGAATAAAAAATCGCAAGAAAATCAAAAATCTAAAGCACAAAATAGCGATTCAAAATCATCCAAACCACAATCGACGCAACAAAATAAGCAGTCTCAGCAGTCTCAGCAGTCTCAGCAGTCTCAGCAGTCTCAGCAGTCTCAGCAGTCTCAGCAGTCTCAGCAGTCTCAGCAGTCTCAGCAGTCTCAGCAGTCTCAGCAGTCTCAGCAGTCTCAGCAGTCTCAGCAGTCTCAGCAGTCTCAGCAGTCTCAGCAGTCTCAGCAGTCTCAGCAGTCTCAGCAGTCTCAGCAGTCTCAGCAGTCTCAGCAGTCTCAGCAGTCTCAGCAGTCTCAGCAGTCTCAGCAGTCTCAGGCTAAAGAGAATAAAGCATCAGCGCAAGCAACTTCTAAGCCGAAAGATGCTCAACAAAAAGCTCAGGCACAACAAGAGAAAGTGAAACCAGCAGCTCAGGATAATGCGTCCCCTCAGAGCAATAATGGTGCCAAAAAAACAGCCCCATCAAACACAACGACTTCCCAACAACAAAATATCGATCCTGATATTAGAAAGTTACAACAAGTGGAAAGTGTAAGAGACCCTAGTTACTTGCTCAAAGCACAGATGTTGCTTCAAGCAAACAGTAAAAACACACCCGTATCAACAGGGAAAGAATGGTAA
- the hisC gene encoding histidinol-phosphate transaminase, whose translation MTSLASKLAPESIKKLIPYQSARRIGGSGRLWLNANELEHGVHYSDHAVDYNRYPDFLPHDIAAAYQQYCQTDNPTVAVRGADEAIDLLIRTFCQPGTDKIIISSPTYAMYEFCADAFAVETIDVPLIGANFSLNSEQIIARAPEAKIIFLCSPNNPTGNLLSRTDIVAILEGTQQDALVVVDEAYIEFELAETVVGLINKYPNLVVIRTLSKAFGLAAVRCGFILAAQDVMDYILKLIPPYPMPDCSAQIVQEALSEKGIEMAMSNTQNVVDTKQHFIAAIQNIEWIELIYPSSTNFVLIRTHQDATLFNYLKEHGVVTRNQHHEPALRNCVRITIGSPESMQEVAELINQYTISPL comes from the coding sequence ATGACGTCGCTAGCTTCAAAATTGGCTCCTGAAAGCATAAAAAAATTAATACCCTATCAATCGGCACGCCGCATCGGTGGTTCAGGCCGATTATGGCTTAATGCCAACGAATTGGAGCACGGGGTTCACTACAGTGATCACGCGGTAGATTACAACCGCTACCCAGATTTTCTTCCACATGATATCGCAGCGGCTTATCAACAATATTGCCAAACCGACAACCCTACTGTGGCTGTTCGCGGTGCAGATGAAGCGATCGATCTATTAATTAGAACATTTTGTCAGCCAGGTACAGATAAAATCATTATCAGTTCCCCTACATACGCTATGTATGAATTTTGTGCTGATGCATTTGCTGTGGAAACCATTGATGTACCATTAATTGGCGCAAACTTTTCTCTCAATAGCGAGCAAATCATCGCTCGAGCCCCAGAAGCTAAAATTATTTTCTTATGCAGCCCCAATAACCCTACCGGTAACCTCCTGTCCCGTACAGATATCGTGGCGATATTAGAAGGTACACAGCAGGATGCGCTCGTCGTTGTAGACGAAGCCTATATTGAGTTTGAATTGGCAGAAACCGTTGTCGGTCTCATAAATAAATACCCTAATCTAGTTGTGATTCGTACCCTGTCTAAAGCCTTCGGGTTAGCCGCGGTGCGTTGCGGTTTCATCCTAGCTGCACAAGATGTCATGGACTATATATTAAAGCTCATTCCTCCCTACCCTATGCCTGATTGCTCTGCACAAATAGTACAAGAAGCCCTCTCTGAAAAAGGCATTGAGATGGCGATGAGTAACACTCAAAACGTTGTTGATACAAAACAACACTTTATTGCTGCAATACAAAATATTGAATGGATTGAGCTCATTTATCCATCTTCAACTAACTTTGTGCTTATCCGTACGCACCAAGACGCCACTCTGTTTAACTATTTAAAAGAGCATGGTGTGGTTACCCGTAACCAGCATCATGAACCCGCACTGCGCAACTGCGTCAGAATTACGATAGGTTCACCCGAGTCGATGCAAGAAGTCGCTGAACTTATTAACCAATACACTATTTCACCGCTCTAA
- a CDS encoding ABC transporter substrate-binding protein — translation MKKLLLALAFIASLCSVSVMAKEVRLASDFTYPPFNYKNADGKPVGFDIEIADALCAEAKLQCTWVSQSWDALIPSLLARKSDVIMASMRITKERKKRILFTDKYYQTPARFVAKADSKITIDEGGLKGKVIGVQQGTIHDRYVTDKFGKIATIKRYSGQDEVYLDMQNGRLDVTFGNADQLMLAFLDKEIGQGFEFKGKAVTDKAYIGEGTALALRQQDKALAAKFNKAIAAIRANGTYDKIAKKYFNFDIYGEDLQ, via the coding sequence ATGAAAAAACTCCTACTTGCACTCGCTTTTATCGCTTCACTTTGCTCTGTATCAGTGATGGCAAAAGAAGTCCGTTTAGCCTCTGATTTTACCTATCCGCCTTTTAACTATAAAAATGCCGATGGTAAACCTGTGGGCTTTGATATCGAGATTGCCGACGCATTATGTGCTGAAGCCAAACTTCAGTGTACTTGGGTATCACAAAGCTGGGATGCGCTAATTCCTAGCCTACTAGCTCGTAAATCTGACGTTATCATGGCTTCTATGAGAATTACCAAAGAGCGTAAAAAGCGCATCCTATTTACGGATAAATATTATCAAACACCAGCACGCTTTGTTGCGAAAGCTGACAGCAAGATCACCATTGATGAAGGTGGCCTAAAAGGCAAAGTTATCGGCGTGCAACAAGGTACAATTCATGATCGTTATGTAACGGATAAATTTGGTAAAATTGCCACCATCAAACGCTATAGCGGTCAAGATGAAGTTTACCTTGATATGCAAAATGGTCGTCTAGACGTGACCTTTGGTAATGCAGACCAGTTAATGCTTGCTTTCCTCGATAAAGAAATTGGTCAAGGCTTTGAATTTAAAGGTAAAGCAGTAACAGATAAAGCCTATATTGGTGAAGGAACCGCTCTCGCTCTTAGACAACAAGACAAAGCACTGGCTGCTAAATTTAACAAAGCAATCGCAGCAATACGCGCCAACGGCACCTATGATAAAATTGCTAAGAAATACTTCAACTTCGACATCTACGGCGAAGATTTGCAATAA
- a CDS encoding homocysteine S-methyltransferase family protein — protein sequence MTDITILDGGMGRELKRIGAPFSQPLWSAQALIESPAHVKQAHQGFVDAGAQIITANSYACVPFHLGEALYQERGFELAKRAAELAKEVANNHSSSVLVAGSIPPAFGSYRPDLFAEKEAEKISQTLFDAQDDNVDLWLAETVASIAEFTMISKVLSATDKPCHYSFTLQDDVSDSAKLRSGELVTDMALKVCETGATGILFNCSIPEVMEQAVIDAKAVFKAKGVHKSIGVFANSFTPISTSHEANDTMQSTRELTANEYLAFAKRWVSAGASMVGGCCGIQPVHIKALAEWRDSIEKS from the coding sequence ATGACAGATATAACTATCCTTGATGGTGGAATGGGACGCGAATTAAAACGAATTGGCGCGCCTTTTTCACAACCATTATGGAGCGCTCAAGCATTAATTGAGTCTCCAGCGCATGTTAAACAAGCCCACCAAGGTTTTGTTGATGCTGGTGCGCAAATCATCACCGCGAACAGCTATGCCTGTGTCCCTTTTCACTTAGGTGAGGCGCTGTATCAAGAGCGAGGCTTTGAACTCGCTAAACGCGCGGCTGAGTTGGCAAAAGAAGTGGCTAATAATCATTCTTCATCCGTTCTTGTAGCCGGTTCTATCCCTCCTGCATTTGGCAGTTATCGTCCGGACTTATTTGCAGAGAAAGAAGCTGAAAAAATTTCTCAAACCTTGTTTGATGCCCAAGATGACAATGTCGATTTATGGTTGGCTGAAACGGTGGCAAGCATTGCTGAATTTACCATGATCAGTAAGGTATTGTCGGCGACAGATAAACCTTGTCATTATTCATTTACTTTACAAGATGATGTGTCTGATAGTGCTAAGTTACGCTCAGGTGAGTTGGTGACAGATATGGCGTTAAAGGTCTGTGAAACCGGCGCAACTGGCATTTTGTTTAACTGCTCTATTCCTGAGGTTATGGAACAAGCCGTTATTGATGCGAAAGCCGTATTTAAGGCCAAAGGTGTTCACAAAAGTATCGGTGTGTTTGCCAATAGCTTTACGCCTATCAGCACAAGCCATGAAGCTAACGACACAATGCAGTCTACCCGTGAGCTTACCGCGAATGAATATTTAGCGTTTGCTAAACGTTGGGTGTCTGCGGGAGCCAGTATGGTGGGAGGATGCTGTGGTATTCAGCCTGTACATATTAAAGCGCTAGCCGAATGGAGAGATAGCATTGAAAAATCTTAA
- a CDS encoding LysR substrate-binding domain-containing protein, whose product MNSRVPSTKNLQTFLATAEHLNFTHAAQAMNMTQGAISRQIQSLEELLGVQLFYRQARGLSLTKEGIKLVPLAEDILNRLKQVVVDVVERSNRIKLNAPSCVTSWLLPRLMSFQHRHPEVEVELTSSIKHQSQPNFESFDLVIVYGHPPRSHSVKEYVLFDEKLTPICTPQLWKQVIGDKPQWRDEDLGEFTWLHANTAHSDWALWLEKNGKVAQKGKRNQTFATLDQTMNAALHGFGIAVGDITLAAEDLKLNRLMQPYPDYIISGQSYYLLRPINAQSTVIDDFLPWLLPPK is encoded by the coding sequence ATGAACTCTAGAGTCCCTTCAACAAAAAATCTACAAACCTTTTTAGCCACCGCTGAGCATTTAAATTTTACTCATGCCGCTCAAGCAATGAATATGACTCAGGGTGCGATAAGCCGTCAGATTCAATCTCTAGAAGAGCTTTTGGGTGTGCAGTTGTTTTATCGTCAAGCCCGAGGACTTTCACTCACTAAAGAGGGCATCAAACTGGTGCCTTTAGCTGAAGATATTTTAAATCGCTTAAAGCAGGTTGTGGTCGACGTTGTTGAGCGTTCGAACCGCATAAAATTAAACGCACCCAGCTGTGTAACCTCATGGCTATTACCACGCCTAATGTCATTCCAACATAGACACCCAGAAGTAGAGGTTGAACTCACATCGAGTATTAAGCATCAATCCCAGCCTAATTTTGAATCCTTTGACTTGGTGATTGTCTATGGCCACCCACCTCGCTCGCACTCTGTGAAAGAATATGTACTGTTTGATGAAAAATTGACACCCATCTGTACTCCGCAACTTTGGAAGCAAGTAATAGGTGATAAACCGCAGTGGCGTGATGAGGATTTGGGCGAATTTACTTGGTTACACGCTAATACAGCACATAGCGACTGGGCTTTATGGCTAGAGAAAAATGGCAAAGTGGCACAAAAAGGGAAACGAAATCAAACCTTTGCGACCCTTGATCAAACAATGAATGCAGCTCTGCATGGTTTTGGTATCGCTGTTGGAGATATTACGCTTGCGGCCGAAGACTTAAAACTAAATCGTTTAATGCAGCCTTATCCTGATTACATTATTTCAGGCCAGAGTTATTACTTACTACGACCTATAAATGCACAAAGTACGGTAATAGATGACTTTTTACCGTGGTTGTTACCACCAAAATAA
- a CDS encoding HD domain-containing protein produces MKLVTDFEPIFEAFIKKEMTLDVAHDLSHVTRVVAMAKSLAKQEKGNLWVVLPAAYLHDCFTFAKNHPQRQLSSQLAADKAVQFLASIRYPSYTFSDVHHAICAHSYSADITPTTIEAKIVQDADRIDSLGAIGIARCIQVSSGFNGELYSAEDPFAEQRSLDDKAFTVDHFFAKLFKLPELMHTKSGKKEAHKRALFMRQYLNQLRQEIG; encoded by the coding sequence ATGAAGCTAGTGACCGATTTTGAGCCCATATTTGAAGCTTTTATTAAAAAAGAGATGACCCTTGATGTCGCTCATGATCTCAGCCATGTCACTCGAGTAGTGGCCATGGCTAAGTCCCTCGCCAAACAAGAAAAAGGCAACTTATGGGTAGTACTTCCTGCAGCCTATCTACATGACTGTTTTACCTTTGCAAAAAATCATCCCCAACGTCAATTAAGCTCGCAATTAGCAGCCGACAAAGCGGTACAATTTTTAGCCTCCATTCGCTACCCGTCTTACACTTTTTCAGACGTGCACCACGCCATCTGCGCTCATAGCTACAGTGCCGACATTACCCCAACCACAATTGAAGCGAAAATAGTCCAAGATGCCGACAGGATAGACTCATTAGGGGCCATTGGTATCGCTCGTTGTATTCAGGTAAGTAGTGGATTTAATGGTGAGTTGTACAGCGCAGAAGATCCCTTTGCTGAGCAACGCTCATTGGATGATAAAGCATTTACTGTGGACCACTTTTTTGCAAAATTATTCAAATTACCCGAACTTATGCACACTAAGTCAGGCAAAAAAGAAGCCCACAAAAGAGCCCTATTTATGCGTCAATATCTAAACCAGTTACGGCAAGAAATTGGCTGA